The Candidatus Ozemobacteraceae bacterium genome segment GATGGCGCGCGAATTCTACGCCGAGGGCGGCCTCGACTACGCGAAGCAGCTGCTCGAGAAGGCCGTCGGCCCGAGCAAGGCGCTCGAGGTGCTCTCGCGCATGGGCACGTCGCTTCAGGTGCGGCCGTTCGAAGCGGCCCGCAGCGCCGACCCGACCCAGCTGGCGACGCTGATCCAGACCGAACACCCGCAGCTGATCGCCCTCATCATGTCGTATCTCCAGCCGGAAAAGGCGGCGATGATTCTCCAGTCGCTGCCGGCCGACATCCAGACCGAGATCGTGAAGCGGCTCGCCCTGATGGACCGGACCAGCCCCGACATTACGCGCGAGGTCGAGAACTTCCTCGAGAAAAAGCTGTCGTCGCTCATCGGCCAGGACTTCGCGAGCGCGGGCGGCCTCGATTCGCTGGTCAACGTGCTCAACCAGGTCGACCGCGCCACCGAGAAGACGATCATCGAGACCATGGAAGTGCAGGAGCCGAGCCTCGCCGAAGAGATCAAGAAGCGCCTGTTCGTGTTCGAGGACGTGGTGCTGATCGACGATCGCGGCATCCAGCGCCTCATGAAGGAAGTCGATCCGAAGGATCTCTCGGTCGCCCTCAAGGGCGTCACCGACGAGGTGAAGGAGAAGTTCTACAAAAACATGTCGAAGCGCGCCGCCGAAATGCTCAAGGAAGAAATGGCCTACATGGGGCCGGTGCGCATCCGCGACGTCGACCAGGCGCAACAGCGCATCGTCGGCGTCGTCAAGACTCTCGAAGGCAAGGGCGAAATCGTCATATCGCGCCCGGGCGAGGAGGAACTGATTGGCTGAGCGATTCACGGACCCCTGGGCCCAGGGCCGGAAGGGCATAGACATACTGGCCGATATACTTCAGCACACCGATCCGGCGACCGTCGCGAACATCATGAAGAACCTGCAGCCCGAACTGCCGCAGATCGTGAGCGAACTGCGCCGGCGCCTGCTGGTGTTCGAGGACATCGCCCACGTCGATCCGCGCGGCGTGCAGAAGCTGCTCAAGCGCATCACGATGCGCGACCTCGCCCTCGCGCTGAAGGGGGCGCCCGACAGCGTGCTGCAGAATCTGGGCACCAACATGTCGCAGCATCTCATCCAGGATCTGCGCGACGAGATCACCGCGATCGGCCCCCGGCCGGCCGCCGAGATCGAAGCGGCGCGGGCTCGCATCCTCGGCATCGTCCGCGACCTGATCAACCAGCGTGAGCTGTATATCGAGCGGCCGGGCCAGCCGTCACGGACGGTTCTCTGATGGCCAAGATCTTCAAGTCGTTCCAGGTCAGGATCGACCCGTCGACCAAAACCGCGGTTCCGACGGTGTGGCCGCCGCGCCCGCCCGGACCGCCGCCCGGCATGGACGAGGAAGAGGAAGACTCGACCTTCCACGCCATTCCCCCCGAGTCGCTCGGGAAGACCGCGAAGCCGATCGTTCCGCAGGCGCCGGGAGAGCATCCGCCGGAGAGCCACGAAGGCGCCCAAGGCGGCAGGTCGCCCGTTCCCCCCGAGGCGGCAGGCTCCGAAGGCCTGTCGGCAGAGGCGGCGGCGGCGCGCGCCGGATCGGCGAAATCGGCCGCTTCCCGCAAGTCGCTCGAGCTCGCGGCGCTCGAACAGCGCCTGCGCGACTGGGAGCAGCAGCTCACCCAGCGCGAAAGCCTCCTTCGCCAGGAGGAAGAAGCGTTGCACCGCGAGTCACTTGCCCGCCGCCAGGCGCTCGAGCAGGAATCGGCCCGCATTCTCGAGATGGCGAAGAAAACATCCGAATCAAACCTCGCCGCGGCGCGCGCCGAGGCCGAGTCGATCCGCAAGAGCGCGGCCGTCGAGATCGAGACGGTGAAGCAGAAAGCCTATAAAGAAGGCTACGCGCTCGGCGAGGAGAAAGGCATATCGGCAGGCGAAAAAGCCGGGCGCGAGGAGATCAGTCTCGACTGGCAGAACCTGATGCAGGAAACCGAGATGCTGATCTCCGAGCTGAAGACGAGCCGCATGGCGATGCTCAAGTCTTCCGAAGAGGAGATGGTGCGACTCGTGATCGCGTTCGCCCGGAAAGTCTGCAAGGTCGAGCCGGTCGTGCAGCCCGAGATCATTCTCTCGAACCTCGACGCGGCCATCAACAAGATCGCCGAAGCCGACAAGCTCGTGCTGCGCATCAACATGAAGGACAAAACGATGACCGAGGCGCACAAGGTCGAGCTGATGCGGCGCCTTTCCACCGTCAGCGATCTGCGCGTCGTCGAGGACGGCTCGCTGCAGCCGGGCGGCGTGAAGATCGAGACGAACAGCGGCACGATCGACGCCACGATCGAAAGCCAGGCGCAGGAACTCGAAAACGCGCTGATGCGTTTCCTCAAACAGGAGTAGCGCCGCGTGAGCTTCCGGTTTGAAGAATACGAGCGGATCATCGATTCGGCTGACACGGTGCGCGTCAACGGCCGCGTCAACCAGGTCGTCGGACTGCTCATCGAGGCGTCGGGGCCCCAGGCGGCCGTCGGCGATCTCGTGCATGTGCTCACCGGTCTCGGACCGATGCCCTGCGAAGTCGTCGGATTCAGGCGCGGAGCGGTGCTTCTGATGCCGCTCATCAGCACCACAGGCATCAGGCAGGGAAGCGAAGTCGTCCCGGCCGGCCTTCCGCTGTCAGCGCCGGCAGGCCAAGGCCTTCTGGGCCGTCTCGTCGACGGGCTCGGCGAACCGCTCGATGACAAGCCGCTGCCGGCGGGGCTGGTGAAGGTTCCCATCGTCCGCGATCCACCCAGCCCCTTCTCGCGGCGACGCATTCTCGAGCCTCTCGAGACCGGCGTTCGGGTGCTCGACGGCCTGTTCACGATCGGCAAGGGGCAACGTCTGGGCATTTTCTCGGGCTCGGGCGTCGGCAAGAGCACGCTGATGGGCATGATCGCCCGCAACTCGAAGGCCGACGTCAACGTCATCGGCCTGGTCGGGGAACGAGGCCGCGAAGTGCGCGAATTCATCGAAAAGGATCTCGGCGAGGATGGGCTTCGCCGCTCCGTCGTCGTCGTCGCCACGTCCGACCGGCCGGCCCTTGTGCGCGTCAAGGCGGCCTTCACGGCCACCGCCATCGCCGAGTATTTCCGTGACCAAGGCATGGACGTCATGCTGATGATGGACTCGGTCACCCGCTTCGCCCTCGCCCAGCGCGAGATCGGCCTCGCCGTCGGCGAACCTCCCACGACGCGCGGCTACACGCCGTCGGTCTTCTCGCTGCTTCCCAAGCTGATGGAACGCGCTGGCACGGCCCGTACCGGCTCGATCACGGCGATCTACACGGTGCTGGTCGAAGGCGGCGACATGGACGAACCGGTCGCCGACGCGGTGCGCGG includes the following:
- a CDS encoding FliG C-terminal domain-containing protein, coding for MAERFTDPWAQGRKGIDILADILQHTDPATVANIMKNLQPELPQIVSELRRRLLVFEDIAHVDPRGVQKLLKRITMRDLALALKGAPDSVLQNLGTNMSQHLIQDLRDEITAIGPRPAAEIEAARARILGIVRDLINQRELYIERPGQPSRTVL
- a CDS encoding FliH/SctL family protein, with protein sequence MAKIFKSFQVRIDPSTKTAVPTVWPPRPPGPPPGMDEEEEDSTFHAIPPESLGKTAKPIVPQAPGEHPPESHEGAQGGRSPVPPEAAGSEGLSAEAAAARAGSAKSAASRKSLELAALEQRLRDWEQQLTQRESLLRQEEEALHRESLARRQALEQESARILEMAKKTSESNLAAARAEAESIRKSAAVEIETVKQKAYKEGYALGEEKGISAGEKAGREEISLDWQNLMQETEMLISELKTSRMAMLKSSEEEMVRLVIAFARKVCKVEPVVQPEIILSNLDAAINKIAEADKLVLRINMKDKTMTEAHKVELMRRLSTVSDLRVVEDGSLQPGGVKIETNSGTIDATIESQAQELENALMRFLKQE
- the fliG gene encoding flagellar motor switch protein FliG yields the protein MAKGLEKLLAGSREVDGDELGPQLSGKAKAAILLIFLGPEASGKMFQSLTDPEIEALTIEIAKQRKISTEAKLLVLGEFEHLMMAREFYAEGGLDYAKQLLEKAVGPSKALEVLSRMGTSLQVRPFEAARSADPTQLATLIQTEHPQLIALIMSYLQPEKAAMILQSLPADIQTEIVKRLALMDRTSPDITREVENFLEKKLSSLIGQDFASAGGLDSLVNVLNQVDRATEKTIIETMEVQEPSLAEEIKKRLFVFEDVVLIDDRGIQRLMKEVDPKDLSVALKGVTDEVKEKFYKNMSKRAAEMLKEEMAYMGPVRIRDVDQAQQRIVGVVKTLEGKGEIVISRPGEEELIG
- a CDS encoding FliI/YscN family ATPase, whose translation is MSFRFEEYERIIDSADTVRVNGRVNQVVGLLIEASGPQAAVGDLVHVLTGLGPMPCEVVGFRRGAVLLMPLISTTGIRQGSEVVPAGLPLSAPAGQGLLGRLVDGLGEPLDDKPLPAGLVKVPIVRDPPSPFSRRRILEPLETGVRVLDGLFTIGKGQRLGIFSGSGVGKSTLMGMIARNSKADVNVIGLVGERGREVREFIEKDLGEDGLRRSVVVVATSDRPALVRVKAAFTATAIAEYFRDQGMDVMLMMDSVTRFALAQREIGLAVGEPPTTRGYTPSVFSLLPKLMERAGTARTGSITAIYTVLVEGGDMDEPVADAVRGILDGHLVLSRELAQQNIFPAVDILASISRLMPDIAPKRQFEAAGKAKDTYSTYMQSADLIGIGAYKAGSNPKIDTAIAKLPKIQEFIKQGIREQTTYDEAVKSLEALMA